In Streptomyces sp. HUAS ZL42, the DNA window GGCATGCGCGACCGGTCGCCGCGCACCCCGCATGCCCGTGCGGAGCCGCAAAGAAAGGTAAGAAGGAACACACCTCGGATAGCGGGGGTCCGCACGAGACAATGGCGGTGCAACGGTCGTCAACGGAGTTACGCCGTAAGGCAGGCGCGGCGCGGCCGGCTGGGACTTGGAGGGCTCATGTCTGATCTTCCCCGGAAGGCGGTCACCCGGACCGCCAAGCTCGCCGCGCTCCCGCTCGGCTTCGCCGGGCGGGCCACCTGGGGACTCGGTAAGCGGATCGTGGGCGAGTCCGCGGACATCGTCGGCCGCGAACTGCAACAGCGCACGGCGGAGCAGCTGTTCAAGGTGCTCGGCGAGCTGAAGGGCGGCGCGATGAAGTTCGGACAGGCACTGTCCGTCTTCGAGTCGGCCCTGCCCGAGGAGGTCGCGGGTCCCTACCGTGCGGCGCTGACGAAGCTCCAGGACGCGGCACCCCCGATGCCGACGCGCACCGTGCACTCGGTGCTGGCGGAGCGGCTCGGCGAGGACTGGCAGGACCTGTTCCTCGAGTTCGAGGACAAGCCGGCCGCGGCGGCCTCGATCGGCCAGGTGCACCGGGGAGTGTGGCGGGACGGCCGCGAGGTCGCGGTCAAGGTGCAGTACCCGGGTGCCGGCGACGCCCTGCTGTCCGACCTGAACCAATTGAGCAGGTTTGCCCGCCTGTTGGGTCCGCTGATCCCCGGCATGGACATCAAGCCACTGATCACCGAGCTCAAGGACCGCGTCTCCGAGGAGCTGGACTACGGCCTGGAAGCCCAGGCCCAGCAGGTCCACGCGGAGGAGTTCACGGGCGACCCGGACGTCGTGGTGCCCGCGGTGGTCCACCAGTGCGACCAGGTCCTGGTCAGCGAGTGGATGGACGGCATCCCCCTGTCGGAGATCATCTCCAACGGCACGCAGGACCAGCGGGACCGCGCCGGCCAGCTCCTGGCCCGCTTCTTGTTCTCCGGCCCGGCCCGCACCGGCCTGCTCCACGCCGACCCGCACCCCGGCAACTTCCGCCTCCTGCCCGGCGGCCCGGACGGCGAGGAGGACTGGCGCCTCGGCGTCCTCGACTTCGGCACGGTCGACCGCCTTCCCGGCGGACTGCCCACCCCCATCGGCGACTCCTTGCGCATGACCCTCGACGGCGAGGCGGATGCCGTCTACCAGCTCCTGTGCACGGAAGGCTTCGTCAAGGAATCCATAGACCTCGACCCCGACGCCGTCCTCGACTACCTCCTGCCGATCATCGAGCCGGCCCAGGTCGAGGAGTTCACCTTCACCCGTGGCTGGATGCGGAGCCAAGCGGCCCGAGTCGCCGACCCCCGCTCGCCCGCCTACCAGCTGGGCAAGCGCCTCAACCTGCCGCCGTCCTACCTCCTGATCCACCGGGTGACCCTCAGCACGATCGGCGTCCTGTGCCAGCTCGGCTCGACGGTGCGGCTGCGCGAGGAACTGGAGGAATGGCTGCCCGGCTTCGTGGAGGACGAGGTCCCGGCCGAGGAGGAGTCGGCGGCGGAGGCGTGACCTGCGTCGGGATCGTCGCCGCGCCTCTCACCACCAGGCCGAATCAAGTCGTCCCTCGATCGCCCTGAGGTTCTCCCGGGAGCAGGTGCCGCAGAAGTAGTGACGGATGCCGTTCTCCACGGAGAAGGTCCAGGTGACGGGCGGCGGAGGCTCGGCACGAGTGCCGCAGCGGGCGCAGACGAGGGTGCGGGGCTCGGCCGGGGAGCCGCCGTTGTCGCTGTCTCCGGGGGGACTCGTCACCCTGGTGACGATATCTCCGACCGGTGCACGCGCACTCCGAACGCACCGCGGGGGCGGTCCGTTCGGACGGACCGCCCCCGCGGGGAGCTGACGCCTCCCCGTGCCGGGAGGCCACCGCTTCAGGTGTGATCTGTTACTGCATGACCGCCATGGCCAGCGCACGGCGGGCGCGCAGCGAAGCGCGCTCCGCCCGGCGCTGCATCCGGCGGGCGGTCGCCACGCGGAGCGCGCGGCGTTCCCGCTCGGCGTCGTGCAGCCGGTCGTGCATATGCGCACGAGCCTGGGCTTCTGGCATGAGTTGCATCTCTCGGGTCCTGTTCTGACGCGAGTCGTTCGCGCCGGTGGTGGTGACGTCTGTAGTCGCGGAGCCTGCGGGCTCGCTGGTGGACGGCTTCATCGGGGCCTGCTTCTTGGGGTCGTGCGTGAAGGGACGGTCGATCGTTCCTGCGGTGTTCATGCCGTGACCGGGTTCTTGCGCGGGCGACCACGCGGCCGCTTCCGGGCGACGACGACACCCTGGACGAACAGCTCGCCACCCCAGACGCCCCAGGGCTCACGCCGCTCCTTGGCGCCTGCGAGGCAGGCCTCGATCAGCGGGCAGGTGCGGCAGAGGGACTTGGCGTACTCGACGTCCGCGGGCGACTCGGCGAAGAAGACCTCCGGGTCGTAGGAGCGGCAGGGAACGGGTACGCCGAGGTTCTCGATGGCGTCGTCGAGCGCGGTGAGCGCAGTCAGCGGGGTCAAGGTGGAGTCCTCCGTGAGGCCGGGCGGGGGGATCGTTTCGGAAGGCGGTACGGACGGGGCGTGCGCTTCGAGTTGCACGGTTCGTCTTCCTCGTCTGGTCGGTCCGGCCTGTTGGGCCGGGTGTCGGCTTGGTACCGGGTTCTTTTCTTGTCCCGAGGCCCCTTCGCCCGTCTGTCCCCGATGAGGGGACAAACAGAAGGGCCGCGGATCCCGGATGGGGTTCCGCGGCCCTGAAGGCGCCGGCCTGATCGTCGATCAGGCTGGATCACTCCAGGGTTCTGGCCCACGGAAGGCCCACATCAGGTGGTGCTGCGTCGTCTGCTTCCGGAATCCGGCACCGGTAGCCGTAAAGGCATAGGCCTGCGCCTGCGCCGCTACTGCCGCTTCCAGTGCCTTGGTCGGTCGCTCATTGCGCTCACGGACGGGAAGACCCGCGAGAGACACGGAGGACGCCGGACGAACGGCAGGAATGCCGGACAGACCGGTGCCCAGGTTCGAGATGCCGAGCATGCACGTGGAGACGACCGAGCGATCGGTCAGTTTGGCCGGGCTGGTGGAGCTGGTCTTGATGCTGATCACTGGAATCGCCTCCTCTCGGCGTCTGAAGGGACTGGGGCGAGCCAGTCCGCGCGGATATGCAAGTACAACACGGAATCAGGGCCTCCGAGAAGGCCTCCGTTCCCGTGCGTAAGAACCTATGGGGATTGCTGGGGCATGCGCAAACTATTTTTTCGACGAGTTGGTTTCAGTCACCGACTTCTTCTGCCCCGGGCTCCCGGCCTGCGCAGATGGCCAGAACATCGGACCCGTAGCGGTTGAGCTTGCGCACACCGACCCCAGGGATCCGCGCCAACTCGCCGTCGTCGTCGGGGACGGCCTCGGCGATCGCCATCAGCGTCTTGTCGGTGAAGACGCAGAACGCGGGCTGCCCGCTGCGCCGCGCCTGCTCCGCGC includes these proteins:
- a CDS encoding WhiB family transcriptional regulator; amino-acid sequence: MQLEAHAPSVPPSETIPPPGLTEDSTLTPLTALTALDDAIENLGVPVPCRSYDPEVFFAESPADVEYAKSLCRTCPLIEACLAGAKERREPWGVWGGELFVQGVVVARKRPRGRPRKNPVTA
- a CDS encoding ABC1 kinase family protein gives rise to the protein MSDLPRKAVTRTAKLAALPLGFAGRATWGLGKRIVGESADIVGRELQQRTAEQLFKVLGELKGGAMKFGQALSVFESALPEEVAGPYRAALTKLQDAAPPMPTRTVHSVLAERLGEDWQDLFLEFEDKPAAAASIGQVHRGVWRDGREVAVKVQYPGAGDALLSDLNQLSRFARLLGPLIPGMDIKPLITELKDRVSEELDYGLEAQAQQVHAEEFTGDPDVVVPAVVHQCDQVLVSEWMDGIPLSEIISNGTQDQRDRAGQLLARFLFSGPARTGLLHADPHPGNFRLLPGGPDGEEDWRLGVLDFGTVDRLPGGLPTPIGDSLRMTLDGEADAVYQLLCTEGFVKESIDLDPDAVLDYLLPIIEPAQVEEFTFTRGWMRSQAARVADPRSPAYQLGKRLNLPPSYLLIHRVTLSTIGVLCQLGSTVRLREELEEWLPGFVEDEVPAEEESAAEA